DNA sequence from the Methanococcus maripaludis genome:
CAGAGTGCTTCTCTTTCTTCAGGAGTGCAGTCTGCCATAACTGCTCCAATTTCTACAGGGGCTACAATTAAAGCACCTGTTTTTTTGGAAATCATTTCAAGGTATTCATCTAAAGTCGGGAATCTTTCTTCAAATTCCATGTCTTCAGTCTGTCCTTCGCAGACTTCAACACATGCCTTAGATAAAACCTTTAAAACTTCGTGAGCCTTTTTACTATCTTCAATATTTGAAAGAGCTTCAAAAGCCTTTGCATATAACAAATCTCCAGCCAAAATTGCGATTGGTTCACCATAAACCGTGTGAACTGTAGGGATTCCCCTTCTTTGGTCATCATTATCCATTATATCGTCATGAACTAATGTATAATTATGAATCAATTCAACAGAAAGTGCTGGTGCCATTATTTCAGTAAGGTCATCTTTCTTCAAGAGATATGTTAAAATTGAAAGATAAGGTCTTACTCTTTTACCGCCTGCAAGTAATAGGTGTTTTGATGCACCGTAAAGTTTAGTATCTTTTTCCATATATTTTTTGAGTTCAGAATCGATTTTTGACAATATTTCCCTATCAAACACCATTTTAGCACCTCAATTAAATTACTCTTTCAAATTTCAAGCTTTGACCGTTTCTGAGTAAGTGTACATCTTCACCGAGTCTGAATCCTTCTTCTTCTGCTAATTTAGCATATGCTGAAGTTAAATTAAAATCACCGTGGGCAGGTATCAAATGTTCTGGTTGTAACCATCTTAATATGTCCCTGTGATCTTCTTTTGCTGCGTGTCCAGATACGTGAGCTCCTTTAAATAGCCTAACTCCTGCTAAATTTAATCTTGCTTCCAATAAATATCTTTGTGCCGCATTCATTGGGTTTGGAATAACATCTGCTGAAAATACAACCTGATCGTATTTTTCAAACCTGAATGGAGTTTTATTTGTTGCCATCCTGGATAAAACCGCACCTTCTTCTCCCTGGTGTCCTGTAACAACCATAAGGTAGTTTTCTTTACCGTCTTTCATTATCTGGTGGAAGGTTTTATCGATTGATGAAGGGTCCCAGCAAATTTTTGTTTCTTTTGGGAATTTTACTAAACCGATATCTTGTGCAATTCCACAGTATTTTGACATTGATCTTCCAACAAGTACTGGAATTCTGCCCATTTTTGAAGCAATATCGGTAATGGATTTAATTCTTGCAATGTGTGATGAAAATGTAGTTACCACAACTGCATTGTCTTCATTGTCAGTTCCTAAAAGGTCGTTTTTCAAAAGGTTTGCAGCAACTCCTTCTGATGCTGTTTTTCCTTCAAAATCAACTCTTGTACTTTCGGAAACCATTGCAATTACGCCCTGTTTTCCAATTCTTTTTAACGCTTTGTAATCTGGTTTTTCGCCAACTACAGGGAAATTATCAAATTTAAAGTCGTTTCCATAAACTACTGCACCATAAGGTGTGTGAAGTACTGCCATTGCAGCATCAGGAATACTGTGTGTAATTTTTACAAATTCTAAAGTAATATTTGCTGTTAAATCTAATTTATTTCCGTTTTCTAAAGTAATTAATGGATTTCTAACATCAAATTTCTTTTCGCTTAAAATTTCTCTTTTTACGAGTTCTAAAGTATATGGAGTTCCGATAATTG
Encoded proteins:
- a CDS encoding polyprenyl synthetase family protein, with translation MVFDREILSKIDSELKKYMEKDTKLYGASKHLLLAGGKRVRPYLSILTYLLKKDDLTEIMAPALSVELIHNYTLVHDDIMDNDDQRRGIPTVHTVYGEPIAILAGDLLYAKAFEALSNIEDSKKAHEVLKVLSKACVEVCEGQTEDMEFEERFPTLDEYLEMISKKTGALIVAPVEIGAVMADCTPEEREALCNYAKRIGMTFQIQDDVLDLIGDQKTIGKPVGSDIVEGKKTMMVIHAMENLSEDKKERLLQILGNQDANQQEVAEAIELLADSINYAKDTMKNATEEAKDYLKIFDAEKRKNLENIADFIIERIH
- a CDS encoding RNase J family beta-CASP ribonuclease, with protein sequence MQLEVVAIGGYEEVGRNMTAVNIDGEIIIFDMGVRLDRIMIHEDTDISKMHSLNLIEMGVIPDDTVMKNIEGEVKAIVLTHGHLDHIGAITKLAHRYNAPIIGTPYTLELVKREILSEKKFDVRNPLITLENGNKLDLTANITLEFVKITHSIPDAAMAVLHTPYGAVVYGNDFKFDNFPVVGEKPDYKALKRIGKQGVIAMVSESTRVDFEGKTASEGVAANLLKNDLLGTDNEDNAVVVTTFSSHIARIKSITDIASKMGRIPVLVGRSMSKYCGIAQDIGLVKFPKETKICWDPSSIDKTFHQIMKDGKENYLMVVTGHQGEEGAVLSRMATNKTPFRFEKYDQVVFSADVIPNPMNAAQRYLLEARLNLAGVRLFKGAHVSGHAAKEDHRDILRWLQPEHLIPAHGDFNLTSAYAKLAEEEGFRLGEDVHLLRNGQSLKFERVI